The Rhodoferax ferrireducens T118 DNA segment GTCAACGGTCTACCCAGGCGCCACTGAAGAAGTATGTATTCCCGTGCTGGAGCGCGAGTCTGGCTTGAAGTGGAAACAGGATTTTTTTGTGGGCTATTCTCCTGAGCGAATCAACCCCGGTGACAAAGAACACACCCTTACCAAAATCCTCAAAGTTGTCTCGGGCGACAGTCCCGACACGCTGGATCAGGTGGCCAGGCTGTATGAGACCATCATCCTGCCCGGCGTTCATCGCGCATCCAGTATCAAGGCCGCAGAAGCTGCCAAAGTGATCGAGAACACCCAGCGGGATCTGAATATCTCCCTGATGAACGAGCTGTCCATCATCTTCGACAAGCTCGGTATCGACACCACTGAGGTGCTCGCAGCCGCCGCTACCAAATGGAATTTTCTTAACTTCAAGCCGGGCCTGGTGGGTGGCCACTGCATTGGCGTGGATCCGTATTACCTGACCCACAAGGCCGAGATGTTGGGCTATACCCCACAAGTTATTTTGGCTGGCCGGCGTATCAATGACGGCATGGGCAAGTTCATTGCCGAACAGACCATCAAGCAAATGATTGCCGCCGGCAGTTACGTCAAGGGCGCCAAGGTCAACGTCCTCGGGCTTACCTTCAAGGAAAACTGCGGTGACCTGCGCAACTCCAAAGTGATCGACATCATCAATGAGCTCAAGTCATACGGCGTCGAGGTGTTTGTGACCGACCCACGGGCCAAGTCGGATGAAGCCATGCATGAATACGGTGTGTCGTTGCTACCTTGGGCCGACCTGCCCCGGGCCGACGCCATTGTCGCCGCTGTTGCGCACCGTGAATTTGCAGAGTTGACGGCGGAGGATTTCGGCAAAAAACTCATCCGGGGTGGCGCATTTATTGACGTCAAAGCCGCTTTCGACAGCGGCGCTATCGAAGGCGCAGGTTACAAACTCTGGCGCTTGTAAATGACAGACCGTCGCCCCCTCGTGCTGCATGTGATGCACCGCTTTGACACCGGCGGGCTGGAGAACGGTATTGTCAATCTCATTAACCACATGCCACCGTACGCCTACCGTCACGCTGTGCTGGCCCTGACCGAGGTAACGGAGTTCTGCCAGCGCATCCAGCGTGGCGACGTGGAGTTCATTTCACTGCACAAACCGCCAGGCCACGGTGTCTGGCAATTCCCTAAACTGTTCAAGTTGTTCCGTCAGCTGCGCCCCACGATTGTCCACAGCCGCAACCTCGCGGCGCTGGAGGCGCAGGCCCCAGCCTGGGCGGCCGGTGTGCCAGTTCGCATTCATGGTGAGCACGGCCGCGACGTGGGAGACCTGGATGGCAGCAACGTCACCTACCAGCGCGTGCGCCGTTTCTACAAGCCCTTCGTTCACCAGTACACGGCGCTGTCGCGTGATCTGGCTGACTATTTGGTAGACAAGGTGCACGTGTCACCGGACGCTATCACTCAGGCCTGCAACGGGGTCGATACCGAACGCTTCCACCCGTCTCCCGGTGGCGTGCAGCCCATCGCCGGTTGCCCTTTTGATCCGGCGCAGCACTGCCTGGTGGGTACCGTCGGCCGTATGCAGACCGTCAAGGACCAGCTCACGCTGGCGCATGCTTTCGTGCAAGCTCTGACCCTGGCTCCTGAACTCCGGCAACGCATGCGATTAATCATGGTGGGGGAGGGGCCGTTGCGCGCGCAGGTCCAGGATGTGCTGGACACAGCAGGCTTGGGAGCGCTGGCTTGGCTGCCCGGTGAGCGCAACGACGTGCCAGACATCATGCGTGGCCTTCATGTTTTTGCCTTGCCGTCACTGGCCGAGGGCATCTCGAACACGATACTGGAGGCCATGGCCAGTGGCTTGGTTGTCGTTGCGACGGCAGTGGGCGGCAATGCCGACCTGGTGCTGCAGGGACAGACCGGCTACCTTGTTGCTTCTTCTGATCCGCAGGCCATGGCCCTGCGCCTGGTGGCACTGGCCTTAAATCCGCAGCGGGTCCACAGCATGGGGCAGGCTGGTCGTCAACGGGCGCAGACCACCTTCAGCCTGCAGGCCATGGTCAGTACCTACCAGTCGGTGTACGACCAGCAGTTGCGCCGCCTGCGCCCTGTGCCGTTTGCCCAGCAGCAACACCCATAGACATCATGTGTGGCATTACCGGAATTTTTGACACCCGCGGCGGCAGTGCCATCAGCCAGGCCGTGCTTCAGCGTATGAACGACTCACAGTTGCACCGTGGCCCGGACGAGGGCAGCCTGCACATCGAGCCTGGTGTGGGCCTGGGCCATCGGCGCCTGTCCATCATCGACATTGCCACTGGCCAGCAGCCGCTGTTCAACGAAGATGGTTCGGTGGTGGTGGTTTTCAACGGAGAAATTTACAACTACCAGCAACTCATTCCTGAGCTGCAGGCGCTGGGCCATGTGTTTCACACCAAGAGTGACACTGAAGTCATCGTTCACGCGTGGGAGTCCTGGGGTGCCGACTGTGTCAAGCGCTTCCGCGGCATGTTTGCCTTTGCCCTGTGGGACCGCAATCAGCAAACTTTCTTCATGGCGCGTGACCGGCTGGGCGTCAAGCCCATGCACTACGCGTTGCTCGACGACGGCACACTGCTGTTTGGCTCTGAACTCAAGTCCATTTTGGCCCACGGTGGCCTGTGTCGCGACATGGATCCGCTGGCAGTGGAGGAATACTTCGCGCTGGGTTACGTGGCCGAGCCGCGCACCATTTTCAAGCAATCCAAAAAGCTGCCGCCCGGCCACACCCTGGCCATCAAGCGCGGCCAGCCGCTGGGCGAGCCAGTGGCCTACTGGGATGTCCAGTTCAGTCTGGACAACCCGATCTCCGAAGGCGATGCCCAGGCCGAGCTGGTGCAGCGCCTGCAAGAGTCCGTGCGCCTGCGCATGATTTCCGAAGTGCCACTCGGCGCGTTTCTGTCCGGTGGTGTAGACAGCAGTGCTGTCGTCGCCGTCATGGCTGGTTTGTCGCAAGAGCCCGTCAACACGTGCTCCATCGGATTTGACGATCCGGCTTTTAATGAGTCTGCCTTTGCGCAACAGGTGGCTGACCGCTATCACACCAACCACCGTCTTGAGGTCGTCAAGAGCGACGACTTTGACCTCATCGATACGCTGGCGCGCCTGTACGACGAGCCCTATGCCGACAGTTCCGCCATCCCCACCTACCGGGTTTGCCAGCTAGCGCGCAAGCATGTGACTGTTGCGTTGTCTGGCGATGGTGGCGATGAATCGTTTGGCGGCTACCGGCGCTATCGCCTGCACCTGATGGAAGAGCGCATGCGCGCCGCGTTGCCGCTGGGCGTGCGGCGCCCCCTGTTTGGTGCGCTAGGCAGGCTTTACCCCAAGGCTGACTGGGCGCCACGCATGTTTCGCGCCAAGACCACGTTCGAGGGACTGTCTCGCAGTTCGGTGGAAGCCTATTTCCACTCGGTCTCCATCCTGCGCGGCCCCATGCGTGAGGCACTGTTCAGTCAGAGTTTTAAAACCGAGCTGGCCGGTTACAACGCGCTTGAGGTCTTTCGCCGCCATGCGGCCCAGGCTGGCACCGACGATCCGCTGGCGCTCATCCAGTACCTGGACCTTAAGACCTATCTGGTCGGCGATATCAACACCAAGGTTGACCGCGCCAGCATGGCCCACTCGCTCGAAGTGCGTGAGCCTTTGATGGACCACGAACTGGTCGAGTGGCTGGCCACGCTGCCATCAAGCCAAAAAATCAGAGGCCAGGAAGGAAAGTACATTTTCAAAAAATCGATGGAGTCTTACCTGCCGCAAGATGTGTTGTACCGGCCAAAAATGGGGTTTGCTGTGCCGCTGGCGCGCTGGTTCCGTGGCCCCCTGAAGCAGCGTGTGCGCGATGCGGTGCTGGGCGACCGGCTGCTGGCGACCGGCTGGTTTAACCCGGTCTACCTGCAGCATTTGGTGGAAGCCCATCAGTCGGGTGCGCGCGACTACAGCGCACCGTTGTGGACGCTGCTGATGTTTGACGCCTTTTTGCGTCAGGTGGTTGATGGCCGCGTCACTGAACCGGCGGCGGTGGCTGTATGAGCCTGCGTATCCTGCACGTGCTCGATCACTCCATTCCGCTGCACAGTGGCTACACTTTTCGCACGCTCTCCATCCTGCGTGAGCAGCGCCAGCTGGGCTGGGACACTGTTCACCTGACAACGCCCAAACAAGGCTCCACTGGGTCCCTCCAGGAAACTGTTGATGGCTTGACTTTTTACCGTACGCCGAGTGTCAAGGGCGCGGGCTTGTTGGCTCAAATGCGACTCACCGCCCATCGGCTGGGTGAAGTCATCCGCACGACGAAACCGGATGTTATTCATGCCCATTCGCCGGTTCTCAATGCGCTGCCCAGTTTGTGGGTGGGGCGGCGTCAGCGCGTGCCGGTGGTCTATGAAGTTCGGGCATCCTGGGAAGACGCG contains these protein-coding regions:
- a CDS encoding nucleotide sugar dehydrogenase; translation: MSVVAVIGLGYVGLPLVVEFGKHFRTIGFDISMSKVESCLKGVDPSRELSDEEMRASPQAVYTADPTLLAEADIIVVAVPTPVDNAHIPDFRPLIGASASAGRNMKKGAIVVYESTVYPGATEEVCIPVLERESGLKWKQDFFVGYSPERINPGDKEHTLTKILKVVSGDSPDTLDQVARLYETIILPGVHRASSIKAAEAAKVIENTQRDLNISLMNELSIIFDKLGIDTTEVLAAAATKWNFLNFKPGLVGGHCIGVDPYYLTHKAEMLGYTPQVILAGRRINDGMGKFIAEQTIKQMIAAGSYVKGAKVNVLGLTFKENCGDLRNSKVIDIINELKSYGVEVFVTDPRAKSDEAMHEYGVSLLPWADLPRADAIVAAVAHREFAELTAEDFGKKLIRGGAFIDVKAAFDSGAIEGAGYKLWRL
- a CDS encoding TIGR03088 family PEP-CTERM/XrtA system glycosyltransferase, producing the protein MTDRRPLVLHVMHRFDTGGLENGIVNLINHMPPYAYRHAVLALTEVTEFCQRIQRGDVEFISLHKPPGHGVWQFPKLFKLFRQLRPTIVHSRNLAALEAQAPAWAAGVPVRIHGEHGRDVGDLDGSNVTYQRVRRFYKPFVHQYTALSRDLADYLVDKVHVSPDAITQACNGVDTERFHPSPGGVQPIAGCPFDPAQHCLVGTVGRMQTVKDQLTLAHAFVQALTLAPELRQRMRLIMVGEGPLRAQVQDVLDTAGLGALAWLPGERNDVPDIMRGLHVFALPSLAEGISNTILEAMASGLVVVATAVGGNADLVLQGQTGYLVASSDPQAMALRLVALALNPQRVHSMGQAGRQRAQTTFSLQAMVSTYQSVYDQQLRRLRPVPFAQQQHP
- a CDS encoding XrtA/PEP-CTERM system amidotransferase, with the protein product MCGITGIFDTRGGSAISQAVLQRMNDSQLHRGPDEGSLHIEPGVGLGHRRLSIIDIATGQQPLFNEDGSVVVVFNGEIYNYQQLIPELQALGHVFHTKSDTEVIVHAWESWGADCVKRFRGMFAFALWDRNQQTFFMARDRLGVKPMHYALLDDGTLLFGSELKSILAHGGLCRDMDPLAVEEYFALGYVAEPRTIFKQSKKLPPGHTLAIKRGQPLGEPVAYWDVQFSLDNPISEGDAQAELVQRLQESVRLRMISEVPLGAFLSGGVDSSAVVAVMAGLSQEPVNTCSIGFDDPAFNESAFAQQVADRYHTNHRLEVVKSDDFDLIDTLARLYDEPYADSSAIPTYRVCQLARKHVTVALSGDGGDESFGGYRRYRLHLMEERMRAALPLGVRRPLFGALGRLYPKADWAPRMFRAKTTFEGLSRSSVEAYFHSVSILRGPMREALFSQSFKTELAGYNALEVFRRHAAQAGTDDPLALIQYLDLKTYLVGDINTKVDRASMAHSLEVREPLMDHELVEWLATLPSSQKIRGQEGKYIFKKSMESYLPQDVLYRPKMGFAVPLARWFRGPLKQRVRDAVLGDRLLATGWFNPVYLQHLVEAHQSGARDYSAPLWTLLMFDAFLRQVVDGRVTEPAAVAV